The following proteins are encoded in a genomic region of Lutra lutra chromosome 16, mLutLut1.2, whole genome shotgun sequence:
- the LOC125086668 gene encoding keratin, type I cytoskeletal 9-like — MQDLNSRLASYLDKVQALENANKELENKIREWYDKQGPRTFHRDYTPYYDTIEDLKNQIVNITVNSNKTLLDLDNTRMTLDDFRMKYEMENNLRQGVDADINGLRKRLDDLTMQKSDMEMQYESLQEEMMALKKNHEEEMNQLTGQNSGDVSVEINAAPGKDLTKILNDMREEYEWISAKNRKDIEVQYETQMSQMEQEVMTSGQEMESNHKEVTQLQRSIQEMDIELQSQLSKKSALEKSLEDTKNRYCGQLQQLQGQISNLEGQLTEIRQKIECQNQEYSLLLSIKTRLEQEIKTYRILLEGSGGSYGGGSSSGGGSGGSYRGGSGGSYGGGSYQNLY, encoded by the exons ATGCAGGACCTCAATTCCCGGCTGGCCTCCTACTTGGATAAAGTGCAGGCACTGGAGAATGCCAATAAGGAACTGGAGAATAAGATCCGGGAATGGTATGACAAGCAGGGACCTAGGACCTTCCACAGGGACTACACGCCCTACTATGACACTATCGAAGACCTCAAGAACCAG attgtgAACATCACAGTGAACAGTAATAAGACTCTCTTGGATCTTGACAACACTCGCATGACACTGGATGACTTCAGGATGAA GTATGAGATGGAGAACAACCTACGACAAGGAGTGGATGCTGACATCAATGGCTTGCGGAAGAGGCTTGATGATCTGACCATGCAAAAGTCTGACATGGAGATGCAGTATGAATCTCTGCAGGAGGAAATGATGGCCCTCAAGAAGAATCATGAGGAG GAGATGAATCAGCTGACTGGGCAGAACTCTGGAGATGTCAGTGTGGAGATAAATGCTGCTCCTGGCAAAGATCTCACCAAGATCCTCAATGACATGCGTGAGGAGTATGAGTGGATCAGTGCTAAGAACCGCAAGGACATTGAAGTGCAATATGAGACTCAG ATGAGCCAGATGGAGCAGGAGGTGATGACCAGTGGCCAGGAGATGGAGTCTAACCACAAGGAGGTGACCCAGCTCCAGCGCAGCATTCAGGAGATGGACATTGAGCTGCAGTCTCAGCTCAGCAAG AAATCGGCCCTGGAGAAGTCCTTGGAAGACACCAAGAACCGCTACTGTGGCCAGCTGCAGCAGTTGCAGGGGCAGATCAGTAACCTGGAGGGCCAGCTCACTGAGATCCGGCAAAAGATAGAATGCCAGAATCAAGAATACAGCCTTCTGCTCAGCATTAAGACACGGCTGGAACAGGAAATTAAGACCTACCGCATCCTCCTTGAGG gaagtggaggcagCTATGGTGGAGGCAGCAGCtctggaggaggaagtgggggcagctacagaggaggaagtggaggcagCTATGGTGGAGGAA GCTACCAGAATCTATATTAG